Proteins encoded in a region of the Sulfurimonas marina genome:
- the pckA gene encoding phosphoenolpyruvate carboxykinase (ATP): MDIKELEDLGLKSIGQVFHNLSYDELHKHELANHEVEATNQGATAVDTGIFTGRSPMDKYFVERDPSNKYIAWGDVNKPVSQDIFEELYEVACEQLSNKDLYVTDVFCGSSPASKRSVRFVSEIAWQSHFVKNMFIRPTSAELEVFKSDFTVLNACKTVNDKWKEHGLNSEVFVMFDVERNIAIIGGTYYGGEMKKGIFSMMNYWLPLEGKLSMHCSANVGKDGDTALFFGLSGTGKTTLSTDPNRALIGDDEHGWDNHGVFNFEGGCYAKVINLDPKSEPEIYSAIKKDALLENVVTNDDGEVDYDDGSKTENTRVSYPIEHIPNHKQDLMAGHPKNIIFLTADAFGVLPPVSKLTREQAMYYFLSGYTAKVAGTERGITEPVATFSACFGEAFLPLHPTVYAKLLGEKIDKHGVNVYLVNTGWTGGKYGTGKRMSIKDTRECINSILDGSINNCEFETTEVFGLNIPKTLGEIKPSVLNPKNAWKDTEEFNKTRNTLANMFVENFHKYQTEDSEFDYSAAGPKIK; this comes from the coding sequence ATGGACATTAAAGAATTAGAAGATTTAGGACTAAAAAGTATTGGTCAAGTCTTTCACAACTTAAGCTATGACGAGCTTCATAAACATGAGCTGGCCAATCATGAAGTGGAAGCAACCAACCAAGGTGCGACCGCAGTCGACACAGGTATTTTCACTGGACGTAGCCCAATGGATAAATACTTTGTCGAACGCGATCCATCAAACAAATATATCGCGTGGGGCGATGTAAATAAACCCGTATCTCAAGATATTTTTGAAGAGCTTTATGAAGTTGCTTGTGAACAACTTTCAAATAAAGACTTATATGTTACAGATGTTTTCTGTGGCTCATCTCCAGCTTCTAAGCGTTCTGTACGTTTCGTATCAGAAATCGCATGGCAATCTCACTTTGTAAAAAACATGTTTATCCGCCCAACTTCTGCTGAACTTGAAGTTTTCAAATCTGACTTTACAGTACTTAACGCTTGTAAAACAGTAAATGACAAATGGAAAGAACACGGACTTAACTCAGAAGTTTTCGTTATGTTCGATGTTGAAAGAAACATAGCAATTATTGGTGGTACATACTACGGTGGAGAGATGAAAAAAGGTATCTTCTCTATGATGAACTACTGGTTACCATTAGAGGGTAAACTTTCTATGCACTGTTCTGCGAATGTTGGAAAAGATGGTGACACTGCACTATTCTTCGGACTTTCAGGAACAGGAAAAACTACACTTTCAACAGATCCAAACCGCGCACTTATCGGTGATGACGAGCATGGTTGGGACAATCACGGGGTATTTAACTTCGAAGGTGGATGTTATGCGAAAGTTATCAACCTTGATCCAAAAAGTGAACCTGAAATCTACAGCGCGATCAAAAAAGACGCTCTTTTAGAAAACGTTGTAACAAATGATGATGGTGAAGTTGATTATGATGACGGTTCAAAAACTGAAAATACTCGTGTATCTTACCCTATTGAACACATTCCAAATCACAAACAAGATCTTATGGCAGGTCACCCGAAAAACATCATCTTCTTAACTGCAGATGCATTTGGTGTACTTCCTCCGGTATCTAAACTTACTCGTGAACAAGCAATGTACTACTTCTTAAGTGGTTATACTGCAAAAGTTGCAGGAACTGAGCGTGGTATTACTGAGCCGGTAGCAACATTCTCTGCATGTTTCGGAGAAGCTTTCTTACCACTTCACCCAACAGTTTATGCAAAACTTTTAGGTGAAAAAATCGATAAACACGGTGTAAATGTTTACCTTGTTAACACTGGATGGACTGGTGGAAAATACGGTACTGGTAAACGTATGAGCATCAAAGATACTCGTGAATGTATCAACTCTATCTTAGACGGTTCAATCAACAACTGTGAATTTGAAACTACTGAGGTGTTTGGTTTAAATATTCCTAAAACTTTAGGTGAAATCAAACCGAGCGTATTAAATCCGAAAAATGCTTGGAAAGATACGGAAGAGTTCAATAAAACAAGAAATACTCTTGCAAATATGTTCGTAGAAAACTTCCACAAATATCAGACTGAAGACAGCGAATTCGACTACTCTGCAGCTGGACCGAAAATAAAATAA
- the uvrB gene encoding excinuclease ABC subunit UvrB: MKKEPNFTVASPYQPAGDQPQAIEKLANSILAGNQYQTLVGVTGSGKTHTMARIIEKVKRPTIIMTHNKTLAAQLYSEFRQFFPNNHVEYFVSYYDYYQPEAYIPRQDLFIEKDSAINDELERLRLSSTANLLSYDDVIVIASVSANYGLGDPEEYMTMVQAIEVGDEINQKQLLLRLVEMGYSRNDSYFDSGHIRVNGESIDVYPPYFEQEAIRIEFFGDEIEAIYTFDVIDNKKLEEHKSFTIYATSQFSVSQDKMALAIKRIEEELDERLEYFQKEGKLVEYQRLKQRVEFDLEMLETTGMCKGIENYSRLLTNKKPGEAPFTLLDYFEVNHKDYLVIVDESHVSLPQYRGMYAGDRARKEVLVEYGFRLPSALDNRPLKLDEYIHKAPHYLFVSATPNEYELERSAVKAEQIIRPTGLLDPIVEVKPSDNQVEDIHDEIKKIIEKDERILVTVLTKKMAEALTKYLADLGIKVQYMHSDIDTIERNQIIRSLRLGEFDVLIGINLLREGLDLPEVSLVAILDADKEGFLRSETALIQTIGRAARNENGRVILYANKVTGSMQRAMDTTAYRREIQEQFNKEHGITPKTTKRTLDENLKIEDGGGLYQKHKKMDKMPASEKKAVVKELSLKMKQAAKELNFEEAARLRDEIAKIKQL; encoded by the coding sequence ATGAAAAAAGAACCTAATTTTACAGTAGCATCACCATATCAACCAGCCGGAGATCAGCCTCAGGCGATCGAGAAGTTAGCTAATTCGATTTTAGCAGGGAACCAGTACCAAACACTAGTAGGTGTAACGGGAAGTGGAAAAACCCATACAATGGCTAGAATCATCGAAAAAGTAAAACGCCCGACGATCATTATGACCCATAATAAAACTTTGGCGGCACAGCTTTATTCTGAATTTCGTCAGTTTTTTCCAAACAATCATGTTGAGTATTTTGTATCTTACTACGATTATTATCAACCTGAAGCGTATATCCCCCGTCAAGATCTTTTTATTGAAAAAGATAGTGCGATCAATGATGAGCTTGAGCGTCTTCGTTTAAGTTCTACGGCAAATCTTCTTTCATATGATGATGTTATTGTAATTGCTTCAGTTTCTGCAAACTATGGTTTGGGAGATCCCGAAGAGTATATGACTATGGTACAAGCGATCGAAGTAGGGGATGAGATCAATCAAAAACAACTGTTGCTTCGTTTGGTAGAGATGGGTTACTCTCGTAACGACTCATACTTTGACAGCGGGCATATTCGTGTAAACGGTGAGTCTATTGACGTGTATCCTCCGTACTTTGAACAAGAAGCGATCCGCATTGAGTTTTTTGGAGATGAGATCGAAGCTATCTATACGTTTGACGTGATTGATAACAAAAAACTCGAAGAGCATAAAAGTTTTACGATCTATGCAACAAGCCAGTTCAGTGTTTCTCAAGACAAAATGGCGCTAGCTATTAAAAGAATTGAAGAGGAGCTTGATGAGAGGCTTGAATATTTTCAAAAAGAGGGAAAACTTGTTGAATACCAGCGTTTAAAACAACGTGTTGAGTTTGATCTTGAGATGCTTGAGACTACGGGTATGTGTAAAGGGATCGAGAACTATTCAAGACTTTTAACAAATAAAAAACCGGGTGAAGCACCTTTTACATTGCTAGATTATTTTGAGGTAAATCACAAAGATTATCTTGTGATCGTGGATGAATCACACGTTTCACTTCCTCAGTACAGAGGGATGTATGCAGGGGACAGGGCTAGAAAAGAGGTGCTAGTAGAGTATGGTTTTAGACTTCCTTCAGCACTAGATAACCGTCCTCTGAAACTTGACGAGTATATTCACAAAGCGCCGCACTATCTTTTTGTTTCAGCGACACCGAATGAGTATGAACTAGAGCGATCTGCTGTAAAAGCGGAACAGATTATTCGTCCGACTGGACTCTTAGATCCTATCGTTGAGGTAAAACCATCAGATAACCAGGTGGAAGATATTCACGATGAGATCAAAAAAATCATCGAAAAAGATGAGCGTATACTTGTTACGGTTCTTACGAAAAAGATGGCTGAAGCACTTACAAAATATCTTGCAGACCTTGGAATAAAGGTACAGTATATGCACTCGGATATAGATACGATCGAGCGTAACCAGATCATCCGATCATTGCGTCTTGGAGAGTTTGATGTACTAATAGGTATCAACTTGCTTCGTGAAGGTTTAGACCTGCCTGAAGTGAGTTTAGTAGCTATATTAGATGCAGATAAAGAGGGCTTTTTACGAAGCGAAACAGCATTAATTCAAACGATCGGGCGTGCAGCAAGAAATGAAAACGGAAGAGTTATCCTTTATGCCAACAAGGTCACGGGCTCAATGCAGCGCGCAATGGATACAACAGCATACAGACGTGAGATACAGGAGCAGTTTAACAAAGAGCATGGCATCACTCCAAAAACAACAAAAAGAACACTCGATGAAAACTTGAAGATTGAAGATGGCGGCGGATTGTATCAAAAACATAAAAAAATGGATAAAATGCCTGCTAGCGAGAAAAAAGCAGTGGTAAAAGAGTTGTCATTGAAAATGAAACAGGCTGCAAAAGAGTTAAACTTTGAAGAAGCTGCACGTCTTCGTGATGAGATCGCAAAAATAAAACAGCTGTAA
- a CDS encoding methyltransferase domain-containing protein, with product MADTTQIITLYTELANNPQKDFGWDKGLENAKAHRYKQEWIEKLPSEVWEYCAAVGNPFSLGEIQEGESVVDLGCGAGVDLLVSALKVGDKGQAIGIDITPKMVEKAKYHAELAGLTNVIVKESSFDDTGLEENSIDVVISNGAINLTACKESVFAEIHRILKPNGRLMFADMIDITKSSSECCSEQATACCSSEQEDWANCVAGTLRKDELINIMKQAGFENIEFKGLTHYTTAETTQGALFRAIKKPLDEVRKDYWNNFFNTRDYTQVLWHQTHPSRSLEQIQQYASKDDPIIDVGCGASLLVDNLIAEAYKNISLLDAAAEPLETVKKRLGENAEIPTFNCSDILNFKPKQKFKVWHDRAMFHFLLNPSDRKKYFEALKESLLPDGIAIINTFAINGETECAGLKTAQYSSDIIKNELPKGLSLVKSEEFIHITPKNTEQKYCAFFIKSDI from the coding sequence ATGGCAGATACAACACAAATAATTACCCTCTATACAGAACTGGCAAATAATCCACAAAAAGATTTTGGATGGGATAAAGGCCTTGAAAATGCCAAGGCTCATCGTTATAAACAAGAATGGATTGAGAAACTTCCTTCTGAAGTATGGGAGTATTGTGCCGCAGTGGGTAATCCTTTTTCTCTGGGTGAGATTCAAGAAGGAGAGAGTGTTGTTGATCTTGGATGCGGTGCAGGTGTTGATTTACTCGTAAGTGCATTAAAAGTTGGAGATAAAGGTCAGGCAATCGGCATAGACATAACTCCTAAGATGGTTGAAAAAGCGAAATATCACGCTGAACTTGCCGGACTTACAAATGTAATTGTAAAAGAATCTAGCTTTGATGATACCGGTCTTGAAGAAAACAGCATAGATGTTGTGATCTCAAATGGAGCGATTAATTTAACGGCTTGTAAAGAGAGTGTCTTTGCTGAGATTCACAGAATACTAAAACCTAATGGAAGGTTGATGTTTGCAGATATGATCGATATCACAAAAAGCTCAAGTGAGTGTTGTTCCGAACAAGCAACTGCCTGCTGCTCTTCAGAACAAGAGGATTGGGCGAACTGTGTCGCCGGAACATTACGTAAAGATGAACTTATAAACATAATGAAGCAAGCCGGTTTTGAAAATATTGAGTTTAAGGGCTTAACACATTACACAACAGCAGAGACTACACAAGGTGCCCTCTTCAGAGCCATCAAAAAACCTCTAGATGAAGTACGAAAAGATTACTGGAATAATTTTTTTAATACAAGAGATTATACACAGGTACTATGGCACCAAACACACCCAAGCAGATCGCTTGAACAGATTCAACAATATGCATCTAAAGATGATCCTATTATAGATGTTGGCTGTGGAGCTTCTTTACTTGTTGATAACTTGATCGCAGAGGCATATAAGAACATCTCTTTACTTGATGCGGCTGCAGAACCATTGGAGACTGTCAAAAAAAGACTTGGTGAGAATGCAGAGATCCCTACTTTTAACTGTTCAGATATTCTCAACTTTAAACCGAAACAAAAGTTTAAAGTATGGCACGATAGAGCTATGTTTCACTTTTTACTAAACCCTTCAGACAGAAAAAAATATTTTGAAGCTTTAAAAGAAAGTTTACTGCCTGACGGTATTGCAATCATAAATACTTTTGCAATAAACGGAGAAACAGAGTGTGCCGGTTTAAAAACAGCACAATATAGCAGCGATATTATCAAAAATGAACTGCCAAAAGGTTTGAGTTTGGTTAAAAGTGAAGAGTTCATCCATATTACACCAAAAAATACAGAACAAAAATATTGTGCATTCTTTATAAAGTCAGATATTTAA
- a CDS encoding TolC family protein: MDKMKLLLLTVFATISLWGAPQSAEVDVAIVMDAQTSQYQNIKDELSTELKVMTQSEFKIHFLNPLVIDWSTSQAHAALERLQNDPKVDMIITIGLVSANTAFKKTKLKKPTFAPYLLHFEQQSQTTKANMNYLAFGTPFDVALNDFLNVVSFKNMTLIVDEKLSSSLPNAMESLKRSTLNRGINFHVVVSGSKNLLEQIPADTQAVMLTPLPSLSSGSKQKLIDTLVQKRLPSYSLGDDLNVYDGVMMSSVSTENTSRRIRQLALNIQAVLRGEEAQQLPTKFEDKHQLLINLNTTNKIGVYPSFELLNKAKVIGDGEVIEGKALSLSDVAKLAIKNNLYIIAGELGIKQEDENIKEVRSVLLPQIRGSLSYTQQNSDNVYVKNGFYAEKSSMGAIKVHQVLFSEKALAALEIQKKVKAATVAQQRTLEMDVVEQATTMFLNILIAQTQLKVEKENLKLTKSNLEMAQARVDAGTSDLSDLYHWESRIATSKQRVLQEKAGVEQAKDALNLILNRPITQRIKTTPATLEDPALLISNKELLSLISNENELKRINDYIVQEGLKNASELQMYNGYIAAQKRKLTSDRRTYFSPDVEFVGEVSRVFDEQRNPASGFSLEDQTNWSASVVLSLPLYEGSARGARSSHSQLKLQQLQLSKEQEENSIEQQIRYDLHTIRSSYPSIELTQQAAKAAKKSFELVQNNYAKGTRSMTDLLVAQNETLLADQRSASAIYKFLTDLMNLQRDMGRFDFFMDESERKSFTKEFFSTLENSHNQSHKTSKAKE; the protein is encoded by the coding sequence ATGGATAAGATGAAACTACTTTTATTAACAGTTTTCGCAACTATCAGCTTATGGGGTGCACCACAATCTGCAGAAGTAGATGTTGCTATTGTAATGGATGCACAAACTTCTCAGTATCAAAATATCAAAGATGAACTCTCAACAGAACTCAAAGTGATGACACAAAGTGAATTTAAAATTCATTTTTTAAACCCTTTAGTTATTGACTGGTCGACTTCTCAAGCTCATGCGGCATTAGAGAGATTACAAAACGATCCAAAGGTTGATATGATCATTACGATAGGTCTGGTCTCTGCAAATACTGCTTTTAAAAAAACAAAACTTAAAAAACCAACTTTTGCACCTTATCTATTACATTTCGAACAACAATCTCAAACTACTAAAGCAAATATGAACTATCTTGCTTTTGGAACCCCTTTTGATGTTGCACTTAATGACTTTTTAAATGTTGTAAGTTTTAAAAATATGACCCTTATCGTAGATGAAAAACTCTCATCTTCACTTCCTAATGCAATGGAGAGTTTGAAAAGATCTACTTTAAACAGAGGGATTAATTTCCATGTTGTTGTAAGCGGTTCTAAAAACCTGCTTGAACAAATACCTGCTGATACTCAGGCCGTTATGCTTACACCGCTTCCATCTTTAAGTAGTGGATCGAAACAAAAGCTAATAGACACTTTAGTGCAGAAACGTCTTCCAAGTTACTCTTTAGGAGATGACCTAAATGTTTATGACGGGGTTATGATGTCATCGGTATCGACTGAAAATACATCTAGAAGGATTAGACAGTTAGCACTAAATATTCAAGCCGTATTGCGAGGTGAAGAAGCGCAACAATTGCCTACAAAATTTGAAGACAAACACCAACTTCTGATCAATTTAAATACTACAAATAAAATTGGTGTCTATCCCTCTTTTGAACTTCTTAATAAAGCAAAAGTGATAGGGGATGGCGAAGTGATAGAAGGGAAGGCACTGAGTTTAAGCGATGTTGCCAAACTGGCAATAAAAAACAATCTTTATATTATTGCAGGAGAACTTGGAATAAAACAGGAAGATGAAAACATCAAAGAGGTTCGCTCCGTCTTACTCCCTCAAATTAGAGGTAGTCTCTCATATACACAGCAAAACAGTGATAATGTATATGTAAAAAACGGTTTTTATGCCGAGAAAAGTTCAATGGGTGCTATTAAAGTTCATCAGGTTCTTTTTTCAGAAAAAGCTTTGGCTGCTTTAGAGATACAAAAAAAAGTAAAAGCTGCCACTGTAGCACAGCAGCGTACATTAGAGATGGATGTTGTGGAACAAGCTACAACAATGTTTTTAAATATACTCATTGCACAGACACAATTGAAAGTAGAAAAAGAGAATCTAAAACTGACCAAGTCCAATCTAGAGATGGCACAAGCTCGTGTAGATGCAGGAACCTCTGATCTTTCCGATCTTTATCATTGGGAGAGTAGAATCGCTACTTCAAAACAGCGTGTACTTCAGGAAAAAGCGGGTGTAGAACAGGCGAAAGATGCACTTAATTTGATTTTAAACCGTCCTATAACACAGAGAATAAAAACTACGCCTGCTACATTAGAAGATCCGGCGTTACTTATCAGCAATAAAGAACTCCTCTCTTTGATCTCAAATGAAAATGAACTAAAGCGTATAAATGATTATATTGTTCAAGAGGGGTTAAAAAATGCATCGGAGTTGCAGATGTACAACGGGTACATAGCTGCTCAAAAGCGTAAGCTGACATCGGATCGTAGAACGTACTTCTCACCAGATGTTGAGTTTGTGGGAGAGGTATCGAGAGTTTTTGATGAACAACGTAACCCTGCATCAGGTTTTAGTTTGGAAGATCAAACCAATTGGAGTGCAAGTGTTGTCCTTTCACTCCCTTTATACGAGGGGAGTGCTAGAGGTGCCCGTTCATCACATTCTCAGCTTAAATTGCAGCAATTGCAACTCTCAAAAGAGCAAGAGGAAAACTCAATAGAGCAACAGATCCGTTACGATCTCCATACTATCCGCTCTAGTTATCCCTCTATCGAACTGACACAACAAGCAGCAAAAGCGGCCAAAAAAAGTTTTGAGCTTGTGCAAAACAACTATGCAAAAGGGACTCGTTCTATGACCGATCTGCTTGTAGCCCAAAATGAAACCCTTTTGGCTGATCAAAGATCTGCAAGTGCCATCTATAAGTTTCTAACAGATCTGATGAACTTGCAAAGAGATATGGGAAGGTTTGACTTTTTTATGGATGAATCTGAGCGTAAATCGTTTACAAAAGAGTTTTTCTCAACTTTAGAAAATTCACATAACCAATCACACAAAACATCAAAGGCAAAAGAATGA
- a CDS encoding HlyD family secretion protein, with amino-acid sequence MNKTVLKKVLFGVLVVGAFIIYYMMENLNSNQLSDAFASGNGRLEMTEVDIATKYPGRVKDVLVQEGEIVSKGQLMAKLDTKELEARLKQTEAMVQQAIQQKEYSKAIVAQRKSELSLAQKNLERSKSLYVNKNISLVQLQQDETRLKSAKAALAAAKAQVVSAEASIEAAKAQVETIKVNIEECSLYAPINARVLYKLVEPGEIVGSGTKLYTLLDVTDTFMTIFLPTADAGRVAIGSEARIMIDALPNKPIPAFVSFVSPEAQFTPKEIETDKERAKLMFRIKVKVDPKIIKDGFKSAKSGLPGVAYVRLESSTPWPLYLEVTENNKTAP; translated from the coding sequence ATGAATAAAACTGTTTTAAAAAAGGTTCTCTTCGGAGTTTTAGTTGTTGGCGCTTTCATCATATATTACATGATGGAAAACTTAAATTCAAATCAGCTGAGTGATGCCTTTGCATCAGGAAACGGGCGCCTTGAGATGACGGAAGTTGATATAGCTACGAAGTATCCGGGACGGGTAAAAGATGTATTGGTGCAAGAGGGTGAGATAGTTTCAAAAGGTCAGTTAATGGCTAAACTTGATACCAAAGAGTTAGAGGCAAGGTTAAAACAAACAGAAGCGATGGTGCAGCAGGCTATTCAGCAAAAAGAGTATTCAAAAGCAATAGTAGCTCAACGCAAAAGCGAATTGTCTCTTGCACAAAAGAATTTAGAACGTTCAAAATCACTCTATGTAAATAAAAATATTTCTTTAGTACAGCTGCAACAAGATGAAACAAGACTCAAAAGTGCAAAAGCAGCTCTAGCAGCTGCAAAAGCTCAGGTTGTCAGTGCCGAGGCTTCAATAGAAGCGGCAAAGGCGCAAGTAGAGACTATAAAAGTCAATATTGAAGAGTGTAGTTTATATGCTCCGATCAACGCTAGGGTGTTATATAAACTAGTTGAACCGGGTGAGATTGTCGGCAGCGGTACAAAACTATATACTCTTTTAGATGTAACTGATACATTTATGACAATATTTCTACCTACTGCTGATGCAGGACGTGTGGCAATAGGGAGTGAAGCACGTATTATGATCGATGCATTGCCAAACAAGCCGATACCCGCTTTTGTATCTTTTGTTTCTCCTGAGGCACAGTTTACTCCAAAGGAGATTGAAACTGATAAGGAGCGTGCAAAACTTATGTTCCGCATAAAAGTAAAGGTTGATCCAAAAATTATAAAAGATGGTTTTAAAAGTGCCAAAAGCGGTCTTCCGGGTGTTGCTTATGTGCGTTTAGAGAGTTCAACGCCGTGGCCACTATATCTTGAAGTTACAGAGAATAATAAAACTGCTCCATGA
- a CDS encoding DedA family protein, which yields MEETFSSLATYGYIALFLYSLGGGFVGLIAAGVLSYMGKMDLATSMAVAFMGNMLGDVLLFWLTRNQKHMMMEGLRKHRRKLALSHMMMKKHGDWVIFIQKYIYGLKTIIPIAIALTKYDFKKFAFLNFFAAAIWALVFGLASYFFGAPLKAFALYISENKWLAPVIVFTIGGLIWIYLTKATKK from the coding sequence ATGGAAGAAACATTTAGCTCTTTAGCTACATACGGATATATAGCACTATTTTTATACTCACTTGGCGGTGGTTTTGTAGGACTGATCGCTGCAGGAGTTCTTAGTTACATGGGAAAAATGGACTTAGCTACTTCAATGGCAGTTGCTTTTATGGGTAATATGCTTGGGGATGTACTTCTTTTTTGGCTGACTAGAAATCAAAAACATATGATGATGGAGGGGCTTAGAAAACATAGACGAAAGCTGGCACTTTCTCATATGATGATGAAGAAACACGGGGACTGGGTTATATTTATTCAAAAATATATCTATGGACTTAAAACGATTATTCCGATCGCAATTGCATTAACAAAGTATGACTTTAAAAAGTTTGCATTTCTTAACTTTTTTGCGGCAGCTATATGGGCACTTGTATTTGGACTTGCAAGTTACTTTTTTGGAGCACCGCTTAAAGCATTTGCACTCTATATATCTGAAAATAAATGGTTGGCACCGGTGATTGTTTTTACGATCGGGGGGTTAATTTGGATCTATTTAACAAAGGCTACTAAAAAGTAG
- a CDS encoding TetR/AcrR family transcriptional regulator, with protein sequence MSLKKKVQELKRDLILEEASKLFQNEGYENMKVAELASNVGVSVGSIYTIFGSKENLYNNYILNQIDYYLEILENEIKDVNDPYEKLQILTNIKFQAFMSHKNVLHLGVNHPLFYINTYNITDEDDVMMHVYKFISENIMEPLREKVKTSKTSLEMTLLYDSISTAMVKYWVIVNDDLLQKSDELVESFLLLVENR encoded by the coding sequence ATGAGTTTAAAAAAGAAAGTTCAAGAGCTCAAAAGAGACTTAATACTTGAAGAGGCATCAAAACTCTTCCAAAATGAGGGTTATGAAAATATGAAAGTAGCAGAGCTGGCCTCAAATGTCGGTGTGTCAGTTGGCTCTATCTACACAATTTTCGGTTCAAAAGAGAACCTTTACAACAACTATATATTGAATCAAATTGATTACTATCTTGAGATACTGGAGAATGAAATAAAAGATGTAAACGATCCGTATGAAAAACTTCAAATACTGACAAACATAAAATTTCAAGCATTTATGTCTCATAAAAATGTACTTCATCTAGGTGTAAATCATCCGCTGTTTTACATAAATACTTACAACATTACCGATGAAGATGATGTTATGATGCATGTATATAAATTTATTAGCGAAAATATAATGGAGCCTTTAAGAGAAAAAGTAAAAACTTCTAAAACTTCATTGGAAATGACCCTGTTGTATGATAGTATTAGTACTGCAATGGTGAAATACTGGGTTATTGTAAATGATGATTTGCTCCAAAAAAGCGATGAGCTGGTGGAGAGTTTTTTATTACTGGTTGAGAACAGATGA